A DNA window from Enterobacter cloacae subsp. cloacae ATCC 13047 contains the following coding sequences:
- a CDS encoding MurR/RpiR family transcriptional regulator, with product MIRKEKGRVDVYGERFRARAHHLTPRLLQVARYINENREAVMEQTAMEIATLLKTSDATVVRAIQALGFAGLRDLKQTLEQWFGPVVTSSEKISSTVNTLTSDVNASIDFVLEGHQHTCEVLSQPHNRYAMAQAVSLLAQARQVAIFGIGASGILAEYTARLFSRMGLPAMPLNRTGIGLAEQLIALQRGDVLVMMAQKSAHREGQTTLREAKRLGIPTILLTNALDSRFSKEASVVIHVPRGGEKGKIPLHGTVLLCLEMIILSVASTEPQRTIKSMKRINEFHRGLKPGKKSG from the coding sequence GTGATCCGTAAAGAGAAAGGGCGCGTGGATGTTTACGGGGAGCGCTTTCGCGCACGTGCGCATCACCTGACGCCGCGTCTGCTGCAGGTGGCGCGCTACATCAACGAGAACCGGGAAGCGGTGATGGAGCAGACGGCAATGGAGATCGCCACGCTGCTAAAAACCTCGGACGCCACCGTGGTGCGCGCGATCCAGGCGCTGGGTTTTGCCGGGCTGCGCGATCTGAAGCAGACGCTGGAGCAGTGGTTTGGTCCGGTGGTGACGTCCAGCGAAAAGATCTCCTCGACGGTTAACACGCTCACCAGCGACGTCAACGCGAGCATCGATTTTGTGCTGGAAGGGCATCAGCACACCTGTGAGGTCTTGTCGCAACCGCACAACCGTTATGCGATGGCGCAGGCGGTGTCGCTGCTGGCACAGGCCAGGCAGGTGGCGATCTTCGGCATTGGTGCCTCCGGCATTCTGGCCGAGTACACCGCCAGATTATTCAGCCGGATGGGGCTCCCCGCCATGCCGCTCAACCGCACCGGGATAGGTCTTGCCGAACAGCTGATTGCGCTCCAGCGCGGCGATGTGCTGGTGATGATGGCGCAAAAATCTGCACACCGGGAAGGACAAACCACGCTGCGGGAAGCCAAACGTCTGGGGATCCCGACGATTTTGCTGACCAACGCCCTGGACTCACGCTTCAGCAAAGAGGCCAGCGTGGTGATCCATGTGCCGCGCGGCGGAGAAAAGGGCAAAATCCCGCTGCACGGTACGGTGCTGCTGTGCCTGGAGATGATTATTTTGTCCGTCGCCTCCACCGAGCCGCAGCGCACCATCAAATCCATGAAGCGCATCAACGAGTTTCATCGTGGGTTAAAGCCGGGGAAGAAGAGCGGTTAA
- a CDS encoding oligosaccharide MFS transporter, whose translation MKSASTTNRTEYYKISSFIFLYFFTWSASIGLLAIWLGQKANLSGSVIGTVFAVNGIFSVILKPIYGYILDKIGMSKYLLYFVVAMSALMAPFFIYVYQPLLMSNTLVGIIIGALYLSFAWYAGVAACESYSDRFSRLNGMEFGQIRMWGSLGWAVASSFSGLLFNLSPAYNFILGSVASIIMLIVLVSLKVNTNSAHASEVLTKEKIAPADVYALLRNRKFWAFCLYVAGVAWMMFIAEQQFSRYFVTFFDDIHQGNAVFGYLGTVQSGMEFVMYMVIPLLVNSIGAKRGLLIVGLVVGARLIISGLCDSHLLISVLKPLYGLEICLLLVSVFKYIAEHFDKRVNATMYLLGYQAMLYVGNVVVSSPAGYLYDRIGFEHTYIIMGATALTFTFISAFTLSACQSKWRGTRSLNAAEPSSR comes from the coding sequence ATGAAAAGTGCATCTACAACGAATAGAACCGAATATTACAAAATCAGCAGCTTTATATTTCTCTATTTCTTTACCTGGTCCGCCAGTATTGGGCTATTAGCCATCTGGCTCGGCCAAAAGGCGAATCTCAGCGGCTCGGTAATTGGCACTGTCTTTGCGGTCAACGGTATCTTCTCAGTCATTCTTAAACCGATCTACGGCTATATTCTCGATAAGATCGGCATGAGTAAATACCTGCTCTATTTTGTGGTTGCCATGTCCGCACTGATGGCGCCGTTCTTTATTTATGTTTACCAGCCGCTGCTGATGTCCAATACCCTGGTGGGGATCATCATTGGCGCGCTCTATTTAAGTTTTGCCTGGTACGCGGGCGTGGCGGCGTGTGAATCCTATTCTGACCGATTTAGCCGTTTAAACGGTATGGAGTTCGGGCAAATTCGCATGTGGGGATCGCTTGGCTGGGCCGTGGCGTCCTCGTTCTCCGGTCTGCTGTTTAATCTCTCACCGGCGTATAACTTTATTCTGGGCAGCGTCGCATCCATCATCATGCTGATCGTCCTTGTGAGCCTGAAAGTGAACACTAACTCCGCTCACGCCAGCGAGGTGCTGACCAAAGAGAAAATCGCCCCTGCGGATGTCTATGCCCTGCTGCGTAACCGCAAGTTCTGGGCGTTCTGCCTGTATGTGGCGGGCGTGGCGTGGATGATGTTTATTGCCGAGCAGCAGTTCTCACGCTATTTCGTCACGTTCTTTGATGATATTCACCAGGGTAACGCGGTGTTCGGTTATCTGGGAACCGTACAGTCGGGTATGGAATTTGTGATGTATATGGTGATCCCGCTGTTGGTGAATAGTATTGGTGCCAAGCGTGGACTGTTAATTGTCGGGCTGGTGGTTGGTGCGCGACTGATTATTTCCGGCCTGTGCGATTCCCATCTGTTAATTTCCGTACTGAAACCGCTGTATGGCCTGGAAATATGTCTGCTGCTGGTATCGGTCTTTAAATATATTGCTGAGCATTTCGATAAACGCGTTAACGCCACCATGTATCTGCTGGGCTATCAGGCCATGCTCTACGTGGGCAACGTGGTTGTCTCTTCGCCTGCCGGCTATCTGTATGACCGCATCGGCTTTGAGCACACCTATATCATTATGGGAGCCACGGCGCTGACCTTTACGTTTATCTCTGCCTTTACGTTATCCGCCTGCCAGAGCAAATGGCGCGGTACCCGCTCGCTGAACGCAGCAGAACCCTCATCCCGGTAA
- a CDS encoding DUF2264 domain-containing protein: MSKKSNPLSSRQEVVASLHDLLGALDKSFPQDCSRFSLGETCAHYPTEIAQMEGLSRALWGLFPLMAGGGDEPFSEKYLTAIKLGTDPQSPGYWGETGPYDQRLVEMAAYGLGLALLGDKLTRRFSEREVMNLHTWLNQITDAQMPDSNWNYFAIMVQLGFKCAGLPHDPRAIDRRFAMMEAYYLGDGWYSDGPGRPKDYYISMAFHFYGLIYATLSGDEKRAEVLRERARQFAEDFIYWSAADGASVPFGRSLTYRFAMVAFWSAVAFSGLNVFSPGIVKGIVLRHLRWWQRQPMTDRDGILTLGFTYPNLVMCEDYNAPGSPYWALKTYLILALPESHPFWQAEEQPLPSLAEKRVIHPAQHILMHADNSQHVTMLTAGQLELNNYVNTEAKYTKFAYSSRFGFTLERGRFGLKHAACDSMLLLAEGDNYFRGRRECAEVRVDENYLYSRWSPWHDVHVETWQIPFGEWHVRLHRINSARTLQAVEGGFAVMKTEHHIHERGCYLTASNGSSMIVDLSPVIAREPDSIVTPPNSNIMFPECASIPLLKTDLPQGESWLCCAVVASEKPPAALAPELKMTPDQVAIREPGGERKLSFTL, from the coding sequence ATGTCTAAAAAATCAAATCCATTGTCTTCGCGCCAGGAGGTGGTGGCGTCGTTACATGACCTGCTGGGCGCGCTGGATAAGTCCTTTCCGCAGGATTGTTCCCGGTTCTCGCTGGGAGAAACCTGTGCGCACTACCCCACGGAGATTGCGCAGATGGAAGGGCTATCCCGTGCGCTGTGGGGGCTGTTTCCGCTGATGGCGGGCGGCGGGGACGAGCCGTTTAGTGAGAAGTACCTGACCGCCATTAAGCTCGGCACCGATCCGCAGAGCCCGGGCTATTGGGGGGAAACCGGCCCGTACGACCAGCGTCTGGTGGAGATGGCGGCTTATGGCCTGGGGCTGGCGCTGCTGGGGGATAAGCTCACCCGCCGCTTCAGCGAACGTGAGGTAATGAACCTGCACACGTGGCTCAACCAGATCACCGATGCGCAGATGCCGGACAGCAACTGGAACTACTTCGCGATTATGGTGCAGCTTGGCTTCAAATGTGCCGGGCTGCCGCATGATCCGCGCGCCATCGACCGTCGGTTTGCGATGATGGAGGCGTATTATCTGGGTGACGGCTGGTATTCTGACGGTCCGGGCCGCCCGAAGGATTACTACATCTCAATGGCGTTCCACTTCTACGGCCTGATTTATGCCACCCTCAGCGGTGATGAAAAAAGGGCGGAGGTGTTACGTGAGCGTGCCCGTCAGTTTGCCGAAGATTTTATTTACTGGTCTGCCGCCGACGGCGCGTCGGTACCGTTTGGCCGGAGCCTTACCTATCGCTTCGCGATGGTCGCTTTCTGGAGCGCCGTGGCCTTTTCCGGGCTGAATGTCTTCTCGCCGGGCATCGTGAAGGGCATTGTGCTGCGCCATCTTCGCTGGTGGCAGCGGCAGCCGATGACCGATCGCGACGGTATTTTGACCCTCGGTTTTACTTATCCCAACCTGGTGATGTGCGAGGATTATAACGCCCCCGGCTCACCGTACTGGGCGCTGAAAACGTACCTGATTCTGGCCTTGCCGGAGTCACACCCGTTCTGGCAGGCAGAAGAGCAGCCGCTCCCCTCGCTGGCGGAAAAACGTGTGATCCACCCAGCGCAGCACATCCTGATGCATGCGGATAACTCACAGCACGTCACGATGCTCACTGCCGGTCAGCTTGAGCTGAATAACTACGTCAACACCGAAGCCAAATACACCAAATTTGCGTACTCAAGCCGCTTTGGCTTCACCCTCGAACGGGGGCGCTTTGGCCTGAAACATGCCGCCTGCGACTCGATGTTACTGCTGGCGGAGGGGGATAACTACTTCCGCGGGCGTCGTGAATGCGCGGAGGTGCGGGTGGATGAGAACTACCTCTATTCACGCTGGTCACCCTGGCATGATGTCCATGTCGAAACCTGGCAAATTCCCTTTGGCGAGTGGCACGTGCGTCTGCACCGCATTAACAGCGCTCGCACCCTTCAGGCAGTGGAGGGCGGTTTTGCGGTGATGAAAACCGAACACCACATTCATGAGCGTGGCTGTTACCTGACGGCCAGCAACGGCAGCAGCATGATTGTCGATCTCTCCCCGGTCATTGCCCGGGAGCCAGACAGCATCGTCACGCCGCCGAACAGCAACATTATGTTCCCGGAATGCGCATCCATTCCGCTGTTAAAAACCGATCTCCCTCAGGGAGAGAGCTGGCTCTGTTGCGCCGTCGTGGCCAGCGAGAAACCCCCCGCGGCATTGGCACCTGAACTGAAGATGACCCCTGACCAGGTCGCGATCCGCGAACCCGGAGGCGAACGTAAGCTGTCGTTCACATTATAA
- a CDS encoding putative quinol monooxygenase, with product MLTVIAEIRTRPGQHHRQAVLDQFAKIIPTVLQEEGCHGYAPMVDAATNASFQATAPDSIIMVEQWETVAHLEAHLQTAHMKAWSDAVKGDVLETHIRILEQGV from the coding sequence ATGCTTACCGTTATTGCTGAAATCCGTACGCGTCCTGGCCAACATCACCGCCAGGCGGTGCTGGATCAGTTCGCGAAAATTATCCCAACCGTACTGCAAGAAGAAGGCTGCCACGGCTATGCGCCGATGGTTGACGCCGCAACCAACGCCAGCTTCCAGGCCACCGCGCCGGACTCCATCATCATGGTTGAGCAGTGGGAAACCGTGGCGCATCTCGAAGCGCACCTGCAGACAGCACACATGAAAGCGTGGAGCGATGCGGTAAAAGGTGACGTGCTGGAAACCCACATCCGTATTCTGGAGCAAGGGGTGTAA
- a CDS encoding NAD(P)H-dependent oxidoreductase has product MSNILIINGAKEFAHSKGQLNDTLTEVADGFLRDAGHDVKVVRADSHYDVKAEVQNFLWADVVIWQMPGWWMGAPWTVKKYMDDVFTEGHGSLYASDGRTRSDASKKYGSGGLIQGKKYMLSLTWNAPLDAFTDKDQFFEGVGVDGAYLPFHKANQFLGMDPLPTFIVNDVIKMPDVPRYIAEYRKHLAEIFA; this is encoded by the coding sequence ATGAGCAACATTCTGATTATCAACGGTGCGAAAGAATTCGCCCACTCTAAAGGCCAGTTGAATGACACCCTGACCGAGGTCGCGGACGGCTTCCTGCGCGACGCCGGGCATGATGTTAAGGTTGTGCGCGCAGACAGCCATTACGACGTGAAAGCCGAAGTGCAGAACTTCCTGTGGGCTGACGTGGTTATCTGGCAGATGCCGGGCTGGTGGATGGGCGCACCGTGGACCGTGAAAAAATACATGGATGACGTGTTCACTGAGGGCCACGGTTCACTGTATGCCAGCGACGGCCGTACCCGTTCAGACGCGTCTAAAAAATATGGCTCAGGCGGCCTGATTCAGGGTAAGAAATATATGCTCTCCCTGACCTGGAACGCCCCGCTGGACGCGTTCACCGATAAAGATCAGTTCTTTGAAGGCGTAGGGGTAGACGGCGCATACCTGCCGTTCCACAAGGCTAACCAGTTCCTCGGCATGGACCCGCTGCCGACCTTTATCGTCAACGACGTGATTAAAATGCCTGACGTCCCGCGCTATATCGCAGAATATCGCAAGCATCTGGCTGAAATTTTTGCTTAA
- a CDS encoding glycoside hydrolase family 88 protein — translation MLSRIKEEHLQAIPVPVESRTLRDELSSARSHVLELISRHLVAFGDRFPAETCQNGVYPLTENVEWTTSFWTGQLWLAWEMSGETTFREMAEKHVRSFGLRIAGRNDTNTHDLGFLYTLSCVAAWRLTGNREARGFALLAAEALLERFHPKAKIIQAWGDLSDPEQAGRMIIDCNMNLPLLYWATEQTGDARFADAAKAHVMQAARYLIREDASTFHTYYMDVVTGAPRYGNTQQGYADDSCWSRGQAWGIYGFMLSYLYTGDKTMIALSKRLANYFLNRLPEDYVCHWDLALLGTDALRDSSSAAIAVCGLLELVKQLPVTDPDRERYLDWAKGIMSSLTKHYLMGKDEKGNGLLKHAVYHLASNKGVDECASWGDYFYVEALVRFTQSWKPYW, via the coding sequence ATGTTAAGTCGTATCAAAGAGGAACACCTGCAGGCTATTCCTGTCCCCGTTGAATCGCGGACATTACGTGATGAACTCAGCTCTGCCCGCAGCCACGTGCTTGAGCTGATTAGCCGTCATTTGGTGGCGTTCGGTGACCGATTCCCGGCAGAAACCTGCCAGAACGGGGTTTATCCGCTGACGGAGAATGTGGAGTGGACCACCAGCTTCTGGACCGGTCAGCTATGGCTGGCGTGGGAGATGAGCGGTGAGACAACGTTCCGCGAGATGGCTGAAAAACACGTGCGCTCGTTTGGCCTGCGCATCGCCGGGCGTAATGATACCAACACTCATGATTTGGGGTTCCTGTATACGCTCTCCTGCGTGGCGGCCTGGCGACTGACCGGCAACCGCGAGGCGCGCGGGTTCGCCCTGCTGGCGGCTGAAGCCCTGCTGGAGCGCTTTCACCCGAAGGCGAAGATTATTCAGGCCTGGGGCGATCTGTCAGACCCGGAGCAGGCCGGACGGATGATAATCGACTGCAACATGAATCTGCCGCTGCTCTACTGGGCGACGGAACAAACCGGCGACGCGCGCTTTGCTGACGCCGCAAAAGCCCACGTGATGCAGGCCGCCAGGTACCTGATTCGTGAAGATGCCTCGACGTTCCACACCTACTACATGGATGTGGTTACCGGCGCGCCTCGTTACGGCAACACGCAGCAAGGATACGCGGACGACTCCTGCTGGTCCCGCGGGCAGGCGTGGGGGATCTACGGTTTTATGCTGAGCTATCTCTATACCGGCGATAAGACGATGATTGCGCTGTCAAAACGCCTGGCAAACTACTTTCTTAATCGTCTGCCGGAGGATTATGTCTGCCACTGGGATCTGGCGCTGCTGGGGACAGATGCGCTGCGGGATTCCTCCTCGGCGGCCATTGCCGTCTGCGGGCTGCTGGAGCTGGTAAAACAGTTGCCGGTCACGGATCCGGATCGTGAACGTTATCTGGACTGGGCTAAAGGGATTATGTCGTCACTGACAAAGCACTATCTGATGGGCAAAGACGAGAAGGGGAACGGGCTGCTTAAGCACGCTGTCTATCACCTGGCGAGCAACAAAGGCGTGGATGAGTGTGCGAGCTGGGGCGATTACTTCTACGTTGAGGCGCTGGTGCGGTTCACCCAGAGCTGGAAGCCGTACTGGTAA
- the lysM gene encoding peptidoglycan-binding protein LysM, with the protein MGLFNFVKEAGEKLWDNLTDHKGQSDKITEHLKKLNIPGADKVQVNVTDGKASVTGDGLTQEQKEKIQVAVGNIAGVSEVENNITATDAKDEATYYTVKSGDTLSAISKTVYGDANQYNKIFEANRPMLSSPDKIYPGQTLRIPKA; encoded by the coding sequence ATGGGACTTTTTAACTTCGTAAAAGAAGCAGGCGAAAAGCTGTGGGACAACCTGACCGATCATAAAGGCCAGAGCGACAAAATCACCGAGCACCTCAAGAAACTCAACATTCCCGGCGCGGATAAAGTGCAGGTCAACGTTACCGACGGTAAAGCCAGCGTAACGGGCGACGGGCTGACCCAAGAGCAGAAAGAAAAAATCCAGGTCGCCGTCGGCAATATTGCGGGCGTCAGCGAGGTGGAAAACAACATCACCGCCACTGATGCCAAAGATGAAGCCACCTACTATACGGTGAAATCAGGCGACACCCTCAGCGCCATCTCCAAAACCGTTTACGGGGATGCCAACCAGTACAACAAGATTTTTGAAGCGAACCGCCCGATGCTCTCCAGCCCGGACAAGATTTATCCCGGCCAGACGCTGCGTATTCCTAAGGCGTAA
- a CDS encoding FecCD family ABC transporter permease yields MMRTSLAFLLFALLLVMGAIAHLGIGARVIAPQTVVQALLHFDPRNFDHNVIVRLRLIRLAAAMVTGAALGVAGVLLQSVIRNPLGEPHILGLNAGAALAVVLTSALGFILPFGRPLIAAVGAAALFMLVLTFSSLGRTGLTPMKITLCGVAMSAFASSITATVLILDEQTLLAMRTWLAGDLAGLKAEIVRSASWVAAVGFALALWLSPSLNMLALGDRMAQGLGVSLLKTRLLALLAIALLCGAAVSIAGPIGFIGLVVPQLIRRLVSVDLRVMVPLSALCGALVLLLADIAARTLFTPYELATGIMTALVGAPLFILMASRMFK; encoded by the coding sequence ATGATGCGAACGTCACTGGCTTTCCTGCTGTTTGCCTTGCTGCTGGTGATGGGCGCGATTGCCCACCTGGGTATCGGTGCGCGTGTCATTGCTCCCCAGACGGTGGTGCAGGCCTTGCTTCATTTCGACCCGCGCAATTTCGATCACAACGTGATTGTCAGATTACGCCTGATACGGCTGGCTGCCGCCATGGTCACCGGGGCGGCGCTGGGCGTGGCGGGCGTGTTGTTACAGTCGGTGATCCGTAACCCGCTGGGCGAGCCGCATATTCTGGGGCTTAACGCGGGGGCGGCGCTGGCCGTGGTGCTGACCAGCGCGCTTGGGTTTATCTTGCCGTTTGGCCGCCCGCTGATTGCCGCTGTCGGTGCCGCCGCGCTGTTTATGCTGGTGCTGACGTTCTCCTCTTTAGGGCGAACCGGCCTCACGCCAATGAAAATTACCTTATGCGGCGTGGCGATGTCGGCGTTTGCGTCGTCGATTACCGCCACGGTGCTGATTCTGGATGAACAGACGCTGCTTGCCATGCGCACCTGGCTGGCGGGAGATCTTGCCGGCCTTAAGGCGGAGATCGTTCGCAGCGCATCCTGGGTTGCCGCTGTGGGGTTCGCTCTGGCGCTCTGGCTGTCGCCGTCGCTCAATATGCTGGCTCTGGGCGACCGGATGGCGCAGGGGCTGGGCGTGTCGCTGCTCAAAACTCGGCTTTTGGCTCTGCTGGCGATTGCGCTGCTTTGCGGCGCAGCCGTCTCCATTGCCGGACCAATTGGTTTTATTGGCCTGGTCGTGCCACAGCTGATCCGCCGTCTGGTGTCGGTGGACTTACGCGTGATGGTGCCGCTTTCTGCCCTGTGCGGGGCGCTGGTGTTACTGCTGGCGGATATCGCGGCCCGTACGCTGTTTACGCCGTATGAGCTGGCGACCGGGATCATGACCGCGCTGGTGGGGGCTCCTCTCTTTATCCTGATGGCATCGAGGATGTTCAAATGA
- a CDS encoding helix-turn-helix transcriptional regulator — MRDTPTSDRLELITLNDTVVSFSRLFANTVRYHHWHQCLEILYVEEGFGVAIVDNRHYTMRPGRLFFFPPFTLHKVRVDEQAEAIYRRTIIHLDPHAVLTALRDFPHTQQRLQKLSARGAGAWVADLAHCHHHVDHLLGCYPSPLTREGIAALLIGLFAMLPDDNARAPGSSLGLASQVMFWLDEHYQEKFRLDALAETLGKSRSYVSRKFHAETGEKIHDYLNTLRLRKACEHLLHSEASVREIATQVGFSDVTWFISAFKKGIGETPLQYRKNHADR; from the coding sequence ATGCGCGACACGCCCACCTCCGACCGGCTGGAACTGATCACCTTAAATGACACCGTCGTGTCATTCAGCCGTCTGTTTGCCAATACCGTGCGTTATCATCACTGGCATCAGTGTCTGGAGATTCTGTATGTAGAAGAAGGATTTGGCGTCGCCATTGTCGATAACCGTCACTACACCATGCGCCCCGGGCGGCTGTTTTTCTTTCCGCCGTTTACCCTGCATAAAGTGAGGGTGGATGAGCAGGCAGAAGCGATTTACCGACGTACCATTATTCATCTCGACCCTCACGCGGTGCTCACAGCCCTGCGCGATTTTCCCCACACGCAGCAGCGGCTGCAGAAACTTTCTGCCCGCGGCGCGGGAGCGTGGGTCGCCGATCTGGCGCACTGCCATCACCATGTCGATCATCTGCTCGGCTGTTACCCGTCGCCTTTAACCCGCGAGGGAATAGCCGCGCTGTTGATTGGTTTATTCGCCATGCTCCCGGACGATAATGCCCGTGCGCCGGGCAGTAGCCTTGGGCTCGCCAGCCAGGTGATGTTCTGGCTGGACGAACATTACCAGGAGAAATTTCGCCTGGATGCACTGGCAGAAACGCTGGGGAAATCCCGCAGCTACGTATCGCGAAAATTCCATGCGGAAACGGGCGAGAAGATCCATGACTATCTGAATACGTTAAGGCTGCGCAAGGCCTGCGAGCACCTGCTGCACAGCGAGGCGAGCGTACGCGAGATTGCCACGCAGGTGGGATTTTCCGACGTGACGTGGTTTATCAGCGCGTTTAAGAAGGGGATTGGCGAGACGCCGTTGCAGTACCGGAAGAACCATGCTGACCGATAA
- a CDS encoding ABC transporter ATP-binding protein, whose protein sequence is MAHNTHKPGLVLENLSAGYQKKIIVDDISLAIPRQKMTVLVGANGCGKSTLLSTIARLLQPLGGAALLDGKAIHEQPTRAVARQLGILPQSPLLPEGLTVFELISRGRFPWQNFMRQWSDEDEQAVEEALHLTGTAEFAHQPVESLSGGQRQRCWIAMALAQQTPYILLDEPTTFLDLRYQVEILELLHTLTRQHGRTVVVVLHDLNFAVNYGDSLVFLRQGKVEGVLHEGDVCTPELIKAVFDVDVHMSVNPLTGKPFFMPFRQAAEKS, encoded by the coding sequence GTGGCGCACAACACCCATAAACCGGGGCTGGTTCTGGAGAACCTCTCCGCGGGCTACCAGAAAAAAATCATCGTCGATGATATCTCCCTTGCGATCCCCCGGCAGAAAATGACCGTGCTGGTAGGGGCGAACGGCTGTGGAAAATCCACGCTGCTGAGCACTATCGCGCGTCTGCTGCAACCACTTGGCGGGGCCGCACTGCTTGATGGCAAAGCCATTCACGAGCAACCAACCAGAGCGGTAGCCCGCCAGCTGGGGATCCTGCCGCAATCTCCGCTGCTGCCGGAAGGGCTGACCGTGTTTGAGCTGATATCACGCGGCCGTTTTCCCTGGCAAAATTTTATGCGCCAGTGGAGCGATGAAGACGAGCAGGCCGTTGAAGAGGCTCTGCACCTGACCGGTACGGCAGAGTTTGCACATCAGCCCGTCGAAAGCCTCTCCGGCGGCCAGCGCCAGCGCTGCTGGATCGCAATGGCCCTGGCGCAGCAAACGCCCTATATCCTGCTGGATGAACCGACAACCTTTCTCGATCTCCGCTATCAGGTGGAGATCCTCGAGTTGCTGCATACCCTGACCCGCCAGCATGGCCGTACGGTGGTGGTGGTGCTCCACGATCTCAACTTCGCCGTCAACTATGGCGATTCCCTGGTCTTTTTACGCCAGGGCAAAGTCGAGGGGGTATTGCATGAAGGCGACGTCTGCACGCCGGAACTCATCAAAGCGGTGTTTGATGTCGATGTCCATATGTCGGTTAATCCGCTGACCGGTAAGCCGTTCTTTATGCCATTCCGCCAGGCGGCGGAAAAATCATGA
- a CDS encoding iron-siderophore ABC transporter substrate-binding protein — MRVFVSMLLLIGFAVGAAEPTQTFTDDLGRKVEVPLHPKRIVSLHDLDITIPLIELGVPPVASHGRTRPDGSHFLRASGMLTGVDFDNSDIKFIGTADIDIEAIAAAKPDLIITEPTRNTPVEQLEKIAPTVSIDHLDGGAPEIYRKLAQLTGTQARLKILERRYQEQIKALKATIDTRKITVSVIQANQGKINAMHSYHSLGRVLRDAGFTFPPLIENIPEGGRIDVSAERLPELDADFVFATWRGDTGGKPQDELAAMEAVMPGWCQFLNACRTGHYVLISREEAISNSFASLGLMAAQVQSQIAGRPLPEVSP, encoded by the coding sequence ATGCGCGTATTTGTTTCGATGCTGTTGCTGATAGGGTTTGCGGTGGGTGCGGCAGAGCCGACGCAGACGTTCACTGACGATCTCGGGCGTAAGGTGGAGGTGCCGCTTCACCCGAAGCGGATCGTCTCGCTGCACGACCTGGATATCACCATTCCACTGATTGAGCTTGGCGTACCGCCCGTCGCCAGCCACGGCCGCACGCGCCCGGACGGCAGCCATTTTCTGCGCGCCAGCGGCATGCTGACGGGGGTGGATTTCGATAATTCCGACATCAAATTCATCGGCACGGCGGATATCGACATTGAAGCCATTGCCGCCGCCAAACCCGATCTGATCATCACCGAGCCGACCCGCAACACGCCGGTGGAACAGCTGGAGAAGATTGCCCCGACGGTGAGTATCGACCATCTCGACGGCGGTGCACCGGAGATCTACCGCAAGCTGGCGCAGCTCACCGGTACGCAGGCGCGGCTGAAAATCCTGGAGCGCCGCTATCAGGAACAAATCAAGGCGCTGAAGGCGACCATCGATACGCGCAAAATCACCGTGTCGGTGATTCAGGCTAACCAGGGAAAAATCAATGCCATGCACAGCTACCACTCTTTAGGCCGCGTGCTGCGTGACGCCGGATTTACCTTCCCGCCGCTGATTGAGAATATCCCGGAAGGGGGACGGATTGACGTCAGCGCCGAACGTCTGCCGGAGCTGGACGCCGATTTTGTCTTTGCCACCTGGCGCGGCGACACCGGGGGTAAACCGCAGGACGAGCTGGCGGCGATGGAGGCGGTGATGCCGGGCTGGTGCCAGTTCCTGAACGCCTGTCGGACCGGCCACTACGTGCTGATTTCACGCGAAGAGGCCATTTCGAACTCCTTCGCCTCTTTAGGGCTGATGGCCGCGCAGGTACAGTCGCAGATTGCCGGGCGGCCATTGCCGGAGGTATCACCGTGA